Proteins encoded together in one Pseudomonas sp. ADAK13 window:
- the leuS gene encoding leucine--tRNA ligase, which yields MHEQYQPREIENAAQSFWDEQKSFEVSEQPGKETFYCLSMFPYPSGKLHMGHVRNYTIGDVISRYQRMLGKNVLQPMGWDAFGMPAENAAMKNNVAPAKWTYENIAYMKTQLRSLGLAVDWSREVTTCKPDYYRWEQWLFTRLFEKGVIYKKSGTVNWDPVDQTVLANEQVIDGRGWRSGALIEKREIPMYYFKITAYADELLSSLDDLPGWPEQVKTMQRNWIGKSRGMEVQFPYNVDSIGAEGVLKVFTTRPDTLMGATYVAVAAEHPLATQAAQNNPELQAFIAECKGGSVAEADVATQEKKGLPTSLFVEHPLTGEKLPVWVANYVLMHYGDGAVMAVPAHDERDFEFAVKYNLPIKSVVRTSSGDTNPAPWQDAYNEHGTLINSGEFDGLDFEGAFEAIEVALIKKNLGASRTQFRLRDWGISRQRYWGCPIPIIHCETCGDVPVPEDQLPVVLPEDVVPDGAGSPLARMPEFYECTCPNCGAPAKRETDTMDTFVESSWYYARYASPHYEGGLVEKSAADHWLPVDQYIGGIEHAILHLLYARFFHKLMRDEGLVSSDEPFKNLLTQGMVIAETYYRREANGAYTWFNPADVELVRDSKAKVISAKLISDGLPVEIGGTEKMAKSKNNGVDPQSMIDQFGADTCRLFMMFASPPDMSAEWSDSGVEGSHRFLKRVWRLAHAHVSQGLPGKLDVATLSDEQKAIRRSTHLAIRQASQDVGQNHKFNTAIAQVMTLMNVLEKAPQATEQDRALVQEGLETVTLLLAPITPHISHELWSRLGHSGAVIDAGWPVQDDSALVQDTLQLVIQVNGKLRGQIDMPASASREDVEAAARTNENVLRFTEGLTIRKVIVVPGKLVNIVAS from the coding sequence ATGCACGAACAATATCAGCCCCGTGAAATAGAAAATGCCGCCCAGTCGTTCTGGGATGAGCAAAAGTCCTTTGAAGTCAGTGAACAGCCAGGCAAGGAGACTTTCTATTGCCTATCGATGTTCCCTTACCCCAGCGGCAAGCTACACATGGGGCATGTGCGCAACTACACCATCGGCGACGTAATCTCCCGCTACCAGCGCATGCTGGGCAAGAACGTCCTGCAACCCATGGGTTGGGACGCCTTCGGCATGCCGGCGGAAAACGCCGCGATGAAGAACAACGTAGCGCCCGCCAAGTGGACCTACGAAAACATCGCCTACATGAAGACCCAGCTGCGCAGCCTGGGCCTGGCGGTGGACTGGTCCCGCGAGGTGACCACCTGCAAGCCTGATTACTACCGCTGGGAACAATGGCTGTTCACTCGCCTGTTCGAAAAAGGCGTGATCTACAAAAAGAGCGGCACCGTCAACTGGGACCCGGTGGACCAGACCGTGCTGGCCAACGAACAAGTGATCGACGGCCGCGGCTGGCGTTCCGGCGCGCTGATCGAAAAGCGCGAAATCCCGATGTACTACTTCAAGATCACCGCCTACGCGGATGAACTCTTGTCGAGCCTCGACGATTTGCCGGGCTGGCCCGAGCAGGTCAAGACCATGCAGCGCAACTGGATCGGCAAGTCCCGTGGCATGGAAGTGCAGTTCCCCTACAACGTCGACTCCATCGGCGCAGAAGGCGTACTGAAAGTCTTCACCACCCGTCCGGACACCCTGATGGGCGCGACCTACGTCGCCGTGGCCGCCGAACACCCGCTGGCCACCCAGGCCGCACAGAACAACCCTGAGCTGCAGGCGTTCATCGCCGAATGCAAAGGCGGCAGCGTCGCCGAAGCCGACGTCGCCACCCAAGAGAAAAAAGGCCTGCCGACCTCGCTGTTCGTCGAGCACCCGCTCACCGGCGAGAAGCTGCCGGTGTGGGTCGCCAACTATGTGCTGATGCACTACGGCGATGGCGCAGTAATGGCTGTGCCGGCGCATGACGAGCGCGACTTCGAATTCGCCGTGAAATACAACCTGCCGATCAAGTCCGTCGTGCGCACCAGCTCGGGCGACACCAACCCGGCTCCGTGGCAGGACGCGTACAACGAACACGGCACCCTGATCAATTCCGGCGAGTTCGACGGCCTGGATTTCGAAGGCGCGTTCGAAGCTATCGAAGTTGCCCTGATCAAGAAAAACCTCGGTGCCTCGCGCACCCAGTTCCGCCTGCGTGACTGGGGCATCAGCCGCCAGCGCTACTGGGGCTGCCCGATCCCGATCATCCACTGCGAAACCTGCGGTGACGTGCCGGTGCCGGAAGACCAACTGCCCGTCGTACTGCCGGAAGATGTAGTGCCGGACGGCGCTGGTTCGCCCTTGGCGCGCATGCCTGAATTCTACGAGTGCACCTGCCCGAACTGCGGCGCACCGGCCAAGCGTGAAACCGACACCATGGACACGTTCGTGGAGTCCTCGTGGTACTACGCCCGCTACGCCTCGCCGCACTATGAAGGCGGCCTGGTGGAAAAATCCGCGGCCGACCACTGGCTGCCGGTGGACCAGTACATCGGCGGTATCGAACACGCCATCCTTCACCTGCTGTACGCGCGCTTCTTCCACAAGCTGATGCGTGACGAAGGCCTGGTGAGCTCCGACGAGCCGTTCAAGAACCTGCTGACCCAAGGCATGGTGATTGCCGAGACTTATTACCGTCGCGAAGCCAATGGCGCCTACACCTGGTTCAACCCGGCGGACGTCGAGTTGGTGCGTGACAGCAAGGCCAAGGTGATCAGCGCCAAGTTGATCTCCGACGGCCTGCCGGTGGAAATCGGCGGCACCGAGAAGATGGCCAAGTCGAAGAACAACGGCGTCGACCCACAGTCGATGATCGACCAGTTCGGCGCAGATACCTGCCGCCTGTTCATGATGTTCGCCTCGCCGCCTGACATGAGCGCGGAATGGTCCGACTCCGGCGTAGAGGGTTCGCACCGTTTCCTCAAGCGCGTCTGGCGCCTGGCGCACGCCCATGTCAGCCAGGGCTTGCCGGGCAAACTGGACGTGGCAACCTTGAGCGATGAGCAAAAAGCCATTCGCCGCAGCACCCACCTGGCCATCCGCCAGGCCAGCCAGGACGTGGGCCAGAATCACAAATTCAACACCGCCATTGCCCAAGTGATGACGCTGATGAACGTGCTGGAAAAAGCGCCGCAGGCCACCGAACAGGACCGCGCACTGGTACAGGAAGGCCTGGAAACGGTCACCCTGCTGCTGGCTCCGATCACGCCGCACATCAGCCACGAACTGTGGAGCCGTTTGGGCCACAGCGGTGCAGTCATCGATGCCGGCTGGCCGGTACAGGATGACAGCGCCCTGGTACAGGACACGCTGCAACTGGTGATTCAGGTCAACGGCAAGCTGCGCGGCCAGATCGACATGCCGGCCAGCGCCAGCCGTGAAGACGTCGAAGCCGCCGCCCGTACCAACGAGAACGTGCTGCGGTTCACCGAAGGCCTGACGATCCGCAAAGTGATCGTAGTGCCCGGTAAACTGGTCAATATCGTCGCTAGCTAA
- a CDS encoding LPS-assembly lipoprotein LptE produces the protein MIKRNLLVMGLAVLLSACGFQLRGTGHTELAIKELDVTARNSYGETVQQLRQVLESSGVKVYSGAAYKLNLLDEKEEQRNLSYASAGRASDIELSTTLFFEIQGHDHLPLMGDKIQVQKVVSHDGNNLVGSDSETIQVRKEMRRELVQRMLLRLQLITPEKLDQLQQTADNKAKADADALKAAQEYENSQPKQSPVEVPAE, from the coding sequence ATGATCAAACGCAATCTGCTGGTTATGGGCCTTGCCGTGCTACTGAGCGCTTGCGGCTTCCAGCTGCGCGGCACCGGCCACACCGAACTGGCGATCAAGGAACTGGACGTCACCGCCCGTAACTCCTACGGCGAGACCGTGCAACAGCTGCGCCAGGTCCTGGAAAGCAGTGGTGTCAAAGTCTATTCAGGCGCGGCTTACAAACTGAACCTGCTGGATGAGAAAGAAGAGCAGCGCAACCTCAGCTATGCCAGTGCCGGGCGTGCGTCGGACATCGAGCTGAGCACCACGCTCTTCTTCGAAATCCAGGGCCACGACCACCTGCCGTTGATGGGCGACAAGATCCAGGTACAGAAAGTCGTGAGCCACGACGGCAACAACCTGGTGGGTTCGGACTCCGAAACCATCCAGGTGCGCAAGGAAATGCGTCGTGAGCTGGTGCAACGCATGCTTCTGCGCCTGCAGCTGATCACCCCTGAAAAACTGGATCAACTGCAGCAGACGGCAGATAACAAGGCCAAGGCAGATGCCGATGCGCTGAAAGCAGCGCAAGAGTATGAAAACAGCCAGCCGAAACAATCGCCTGTCGAAGTCCCAGCTGAGTAA